The Verrucomicrobiia bacterium genome window below encodes:
- a CDS encoding FlgD immunoglobulin-like domain containing protein: MRKSLLAIPLFVLISLVAASAQQTAIISLSPDSFVFNAVQGGANPAPETLQIRNAGTGTMGWAFGSGIPSWLSVIPPGPSTAPTDVQLTALTGSRVPGTYLFWLKVYSNQATNSPDSVKVRFTISSPQTAVLSLSPDTFNFFAVEGGSSPPPQILQIRNTGTGTMGWSLGSGIPSWLSVIPAGPSTAPSDLQLTAMTGNLAPGTYSHTLKVFSNEATNSPDSVRVNFTVAPNQSAFISLSPDSFHFTAQQGGSPPPPQILEIRNTGSGTMGWAFGVGHPSWLSVLPIGPGTAPADVQITALPGNLIPGTYSYYLKVYSNQATNSPDSVRISLTITSAQTAVISLNPDDTINFSASQGGSSSAPQTLEIRNVGSGDMTWSFGSGIPSWLSVIPPGPALAPTDVQLTAVPGSLVPGFYSHTLQVYSNQATNSPQAVVINFLITAPPVPVLQVSENILNFEATEGQADPPSQPLAIYNGGGGDLNWNLVSDQPWLSPASASGTNAGSVNVSVSIAGLSAGPHTGHLTITASGASGSPATVTVNLNIAPVLTPASLQISQTSLDFNAQRNQSIPPQFIDISNGGQLPLNWTATILHAAPWLSINPPSGTNDGTITVSVNTDLNPLTYVDTIRIEAAGALNSPRFIPVRLNVTTDVGDEPGNRPRSFRLSQNYPNPFNPTTKIDFALPRSGHAVLEVFNVVGQKIRVLVDGELPAGAHSAVWDGRTSSGQLVGSGIYFYRLKSHDFSDIKRAVFLK; encoded by the coding sequence ATGCGGAAATCGCTTTTGGCCATCCCCCTTTTTGTTTTGATCTCCTTGGTTGCCGCCTCTGCCCAGCAAACGGCAATAATTTCCCTTTCCCCGGATTCCTTTGTTTTTAATGCCGTGCAGGGAGGGGCCAATCCGGCGCCCGAAACCTTGCAAATTCGCAATGCTGGCACCGGCACCATGGGCTGGGCCTTTGGATCAGGAATTCCCTCCTGGCTTTCGGTGATTCCGCCCGGCCCCTCCACGGCGCCGACGGACGTGCAGTTGACCGCCCTCACCGGCAGCCGGGTTCCCGGCACGTACCTCTTTTGGCTCAAGGTCTATTCCAATCAGGCGACCAATTCCCCCGATTCCGTAAAGGTTCGTTTCACCATCAGTTCCCCCCAGACGGCCGTCCTTTCCCTTTCTCCGGACACCTTTAATTTCTTTGCTGTCGAGGGGGGCTCTTCCCCGCCTCCCCAGATTTTGCAAATTCGCAACACTGGAACCGGCACAATGGGATGGTCGCTCGGATCGGGTATTCCCTCTTGGCTTTCGGTCATCCCGGCGGGTCCTTCCACGGCCCCCAGCGACCTACAGTTGACCGCCATGACCGGAAATCTGGCGCCCGGCACCTACAGTCACACACTCAAGGTTTTCTCGAACGAAGCCACGAACTCTCCGGATTCCGTGCGAGTCAACTTTACCGTCGCCCCGAACCAGTCGGCTTTTATTTCCCTTTCGCCGGATTCCTTCCATTTTACCGCCCAACAGGGGGGTTCGCCCCCGCCGCCGCAAATTTTGGAAATCCGCAACACGGGCAGCGGGACGATGGGTTGGGCTTTTGGCGTCGGCCATCCCTCTTGGCTCTCTGTTTTGCCGATCGGACCGGGGACGGCTCCCGCGGACGTGCAGATAACCGCGCTCCCCGGCAATTTGATTCCGGGCACCTACAGCTACTACTTGAAAGTGTATTCCAATCAGGCCACCAATTCCCCCGATTCAGTGCGGATTTCTTTAACCATTACTTCTGCGCAAACGGCCGTCATCTCCCTGAACCCGGATGATACGATTAACTTTTCCGCCAGTCAGGGGGGAAGCTCCAGTGCGCCGCAGACGCTGGAGATTCGCAACGTGGGGAGCGGCGACATGACTTGGTCTTTCGGCTCCGGTATCCCTTCTTGGCTTTCGGTTATCCCGCCCGGTCCGGCTCTGGCCCCCACGGATGTGCAGTTGACCGCCGTGCCCGGAAGTCTGGTTCCGGGTTTCTACAGCCACACCCTGCAGGTCTATTCCAATCAGGCTACGAATTCCCCGCAGGCTGTTGTGATAAACTTTCTAATTACTGCCCCACCGGTGCCGGTGCTTCAGGTTTCCGAAAACATTTTGAACTTCGAGGCCACCGAGGGGCAGGCCGATCCCCCGTCCCAACCCTTGGCCATCTATAACGGCGGCGGCGGGGATTTGAACTGGAATCTTGTCTCCGACCAGCCCTGGCTCTCTCCCGCCAGCGCTTCCGGCACGAACGCGGGGAGCGTAAACGTTTCGGTCTCCATTGCCGGTTTGTCCGCCGGCCCCCATACGGGGCATTTGACCATCACGGCCTCCGGCGCCTCCGGCTCTCCCGCCACGGTCACCGTGAATTTGAACATTGCGCCGGTTTTGACCCCCGCCTCGCTGCAGATTTCGCAAACGTCGCTCGATTTCAACGCCCAAAGAAATCAATCGATTCCGCCGCAGTTTATCGACATCTCCAACGGCGGCCAGTTGCCCTTGAACTGGACGGCGACCATTCTGCACGCTGCTCCCTGGCTTTCCATCAACCCTCCTTCCGGCACCAACGATGGAACCATCACCGTTTCCGTGAACACCGACTTGAACCCGCTGACCTATGTGGACACGATAAGAATCGAGGCCGCCGGTGCGCTTAATTCCCCCCGTTTCATACCGGTGCGGTTGAACGTCACCACCGACGTGGGGGATGAGCCGGGCAACCGCCCCCGCTCCTTCCGGCTATCCCAGAACTACCCCAACCCGTTCAACCCGACGACAAAGATTGACTTTGCCCTCCCCCGTTCTGGACATGCCGTATTGGAGGTGTTCAACGTGGTCGGGCAAAAGATTCGGGTTTTGGTGGATGGGGAACTTCCGGCCGGGGCGCATTCCGCGGTTTGGGACGGCCGAACTTCTTCCGGACAGTTGGTCGGTTCGGGAATTTACTTCTACCGCTTAAAATCGCATGATTTCTCCGACATCAAGCGGGCGGTGTTCTTAAAGTAA
- a CDS encoding type II toxin-antitoxin system RelE/ParE family toxin, protein MTYRILFTRRANKDYETLSEAVKPRILAALDEIARAPFKEGKPLKGEMKGCFSHRMGNYRIVYQIQAKQIVVLVLTIAHRKEVYR, encoded by the coding sequence TTGACCTACCGGATTCTTTTCACCCGGCGGGCTAACAAGGACTACGAGACCCTTTCGGAAGCCGTTAAACCCCGGATTCTGGCGGCGCTGGATGAAATCGCCCGGGCGCCCTTCAAGGAGGGCAAACCGCTGAAAGGGGAGATGAAGGGTTGCTTTTCCCACCGGATGGGGAATTACCGCATCGTTTACCAAATCCAGGCCAAGCAAATAGTTGTTCTGGTTTTGACCATCGCGCATCGCAAAGAGGTGTATCGTTAA
- a CDS encoding type II toxin-antitoxin system Phd/YefM family antitoxin has product MSVSILSTTEARKNLLEMVDKAGRAYKRYLLTKKGKPVAVLMSAEEYEGWLETLELASDPEFSKALKEAKADVRAGRIYSYEKVTGKKQKK; this is encoded by the coding sequence ATGTCCGTATCGATTTTGAGCACCACGGAAGCCCGGAAAAACCTGCTGGAGATGGTGGATAAAGCGGGGAGGGCCTACAAGCGGTATTTGCTGACCAAGAAGGGAAAACCGGTGGCGGTTTTGATGAGCGCCGAGGAGTATGAAGGATGGCTGGAGACCCTGGAGCTGGCCTCCGATCCGGAGTTCAGCAAGGCGCTGAAGGAAGCCAAAGCGGATGTGCGCGCCGGGCGAATTTATTCCTATGAAAAAGTGACCGGTAAAAAGCAGAAAAAATAG
- a CDS encoding DUF3536 domain-containing protein, which yields MGGCAYILAVRDSQPALVIHGHFYQPPRGNPWTGEIEAEPSAHPFPNWNERIFQECYRSNAFAEILDEGGRVLKVVNNYSGISFNFGPTLFSWLERFHSETYEKIIDADRQSARSRGGHGNAIAQAYVHAILPLCNDRDRRTLVRWGMAEFKHRFGRKPEALWLPETACNEETLGVLIDAGLKYVILSPAQAAAVKTVPALSVRNPKASPLGSPGAPASGGTDVGNGNLDTSIPYRCLHPDGSGRSIAVFFYNDAVSKAIAFEGVLISSQTLIDRFEAQLAPGRRLVSAAVDGESFGHHFRYGERGLAYALEEEAPRRGFWITNFSEYLEHHPPAMEVEIKKGPDGKGTAWSCPHGLGRWYADCGCRVYQKEGWNQAWRGPLRQALDLLRDQAAHFFEDAGLFTDPWKARDAYVEVILNPKTLPKFLAEHVKTSSKNAKTKAASHLELQKNALLMYSSCGWFFDDISGLESVLILKFAGRVLDYFEELGIKSPKKGFLEILAESKSNLPEMGNGADIFNRKVEPYLRG from the coding sequence ATGGGTGGTTGCGCCTATATTCTCGCCGTGCGCGACAGCCAACCCGCTCTCGTAATCCACGGCCATTTCTACCAGCCCCCAAGGGGGAACCCTTGGACGGGGGAAATTGAAGCCGAGCCCTCCGCCCATCCTTTCCCCAACTGGAACGAGCGGATTTTTCAGGAATGCTATCGCTCCAACGCGTTTGCTGAAATTCTCGATGAGGGCGGAAGAGTTCTCAAAGTCGTCAACAACTACTCCGGCATCAGCTTCAACTTCGGCCCCACACTCTTTTCCTGGCTGGAACGGTTTCATTCGGAAACGTACGAAAAAATAATCGACGCCGACCGCCAAAGCGCCCGGTCGCGCGGCGGACACGGCAATGCCATCGCGCAGGCCTACGTCCACGCCATTCTGCCCCTCTGCAACGACCGCGACCGGCGGACCCTCGTGCGCTGGGGAATGGCCGAGTTCAAACACCGATTCGGCCGCAAACCGGAGGCCCTTTGGCTGCCGGAAACCGCCTGCAACGAGGAAACATTGGGGGTTTTAATCGATGCGGGCCTCAAATACGTAATCCTTTCCCCCGCCCAAGCTGCCGCCGTTAAAACAGTTCCCGCACTATCCGTTAGGAATCCCAAAGCATCACCCTTGGGTAGCCCCGGAGCCCCCGCTTCGGGGGGAACGGACGTTGGCAATGGAAACCTTGACACAAGCATTCCCTACCGTTGCCTTCATCCGGACGGCTCCGGCCGCTCGATTGCCGTTTTCTTTTACAATGACGCAGTTTCTAAAGCCATCGCCTTCGAGGGTGTTCTCATTTCCAGCCAAACTCTAATCGACCGGTTCGAAGCGCAGCTTGCCCCCGGACGGCGGCTCGTTTCCGCCGCCGTGGACGGCGAATCGTTCGGCCACCACTTCCGCTACGGCGAGCGCGGTCTGGCCTATGCGCTTGAGGAAGAAGCCCCCAGACGGGGGTTTTGGATAACCAACTTTTCCGAGTATTTGGAGCACCATCCCCCGGCAATGGAAGTCGAAATCAAAAAAGGGCCGGACGGCAAAGGCACGGCCTGGAGCTGCCCGCACGGCTTGGGACGCTGGTACGCCGACTGCGGCTGCCGGGTGTACCAAAAAGAGGGCTGGAACCAGGCCTGGAGGGGCCCTTTGCGGCAGGCCCTCGACTTGTTGCGCGACCAAGCCGCACATTTCTTTGAGGACGCCGGACTTTTTACCGATCCTTGGAAAGCCCGCGACGCTTATGTGGAGGTAATCCTGAACCCCAAAACGCTTCCAAAATTCTTGGCGGAGCATGTAAAAACCTCCTCGAAAAACGCCAAGACAAAAGCGGCTTCGCATTTGGAGCTTCAAAAAAATGCGCTTTTGATGTATTCGAGCTGCGGCTGGTTTTTTGACGATATTTCCGGCCTGGAATCGGTGTTGATTTTAAAATTTGCCGGCCGGGTGCTCGATTATTTTGAAGAGTTAGGAATTAAATCCCCCAAAAAGGGGTTTTTAGAAATTTTAGCGGAATCCAAAAGCAACTTGCCCGAAATGGGGAACGGCGCGGATATTTTCAACCGGAAAGTCGAACCCTATCTTCGCGGCTGA
- a CDS encoding PAAR domain-containing protein, with product MPPAARVGDMHVCPMQTPGTPPIPHVGGPILPPGVPTVLIGGVPAAVVGGMCVCVGPPDSIVKGSATVLIGGMPAARMGDSTAHGGTIVMGFPMVQIGG from the coding sequence ATGCCTCCGGCCGCACGAGTAGGGGATATGCATGTCTGCCCGATGCAGACCCCGGGAACGCCCCCCATACCGCACGTGGGAGGGCCGATTCTTCCTCCCGGAGTCCCGACCGTGCTCATCGGCGGAGTGCCGGCGGCCGTCGTTGGGGGAATGTGCGTCTGCGTGGGACCGCCGGACTCCATCGTGAAGGGCTCCGCCACGGTGCTGATTGGCGGGATGCCGGCCGCCCGGATGGGGGATTCGACCGCCCATGGCGGAACCATCGTCATGGGTTTTCCGATGGTGCAAATCGGCGGGTAG
- a CDS encoding peptidoglycan-binding domain-containing protein, protein MATQHRCKDTDHISKIAAQHGFADWKTVWDANGELQSKRKNPNLLFKGDKLHQGDVVKIPDPKAGSDSGSTGSTLSFELVGQKLFLRLRILKDDFTALPNADYELFVGWTEGDEFWAKPFTGKTDGNGQIEVEVPRTVRMGQLRLRVPFPMSESAGTSSPPPNGAQRGDVPVVWNLQVGAMNPILEKAPDAPCISGVQQRLNNLGLNTGPIDGIKGPNTTAAIKAFQKLFGLSESGNADQPTQQKLEEVHDKPDSIKGPAPAATA, encoded by the coding sequence ATGGCCACCCAGCATCGCTGCAAGGACACCGACCACATCTCCAAAATCGCCGCCCAGCACGGCTTTGCCGACTGGAAAACGGTTTGGGACGCCAACGGCGAACTCCAATCGAAGCGCAAAAACCCCAATTTGCTCTTCAAGGGGGACAAACTGCATCAAGGGGACGTGGTCAAAATCCCCGACCCCAAAGCGGGCAGCGACTCCGGCTCCACCGGCTCGACTTTATCATTCGAACTGGTCGGGCAGAAACTTTTTTTGCGGCTGCGGATTTTGAAGGATGATTTCACCGCCCTGCCGAACGCCGACTACGAACTTTTCGTCGGCTGGACGGAGGGGGACGAGTTTTGGGCCAAACCGTTTACGGGGAAAACGGACGGCAACGGGCAGATTGAAGTGGAAGTTCCCCGTACGGTGCGAATGGGTCAGCTGCGGCTGCGGGTTCCGTTTCCCATGTCGGAGTCGGCCGGCACCTCCAGTCCGCCGCCAAACGGCGCGCAACGGGGGGATGTTCCGGTGGTTTGGAATCTGCAAGTCGGGGCGATGAACCCGATTCTGGAAAAAGCGCCGGACGCCCCCTGCATCTCGGGGGTGCAGCAGCGGCTGAACAATTTGGGGTTGAATACCGGCCCGATCGACGGCATCAAGGGGCCGAACACCACCGCCGCCATCAAGGCGTTCCAGAAACTTTTCGGCCTTTCCGAGTCGGGGAACGCCGACCAGCCCACCCAGCAAAAGTTGGAAGAGGTTCACGACAAGCCGGACTCCATCAAGGGGCCGGCGCCGGCCGCCACTGCTTAA
- a CDS encoding carboxypeptidase-like regulatory domain-containing protein, protein MNPKDGTACKAEAPVEPAEPEEATASDPGEKPESPAGSGSESSSSAASGGESEKKKDEEITWVALELKDKDGKPVPNESYEVKLADGSVRTGKLDKDGKARLAGVKPGSCEVRFPKIDKKEWKKA, encoded by the coding sequence ATGAATCCAAAGGACGGAACCGCTTGCAAGGCGGAAGCGCCGGTGGAACCGGCCGAGCCGGAAGAGGCGACCGCCTCCGACCCGGGGGAAAAACCGGAATCCCCCGCGGGGAGCGGATCGGAAAGCTCCTCTTCCGCCGCTTCCGGAGGGGAATCGGAAAAGAAAAAGGATGAGGAAATCACCTGGGTGGCCTTGGAGTTGAAGGACAAGGACGGGAAGCCGGTGCCGAACGAAAGCTACGAAGTGAAGCTGGCAGACGGCAGCGTCCGCACGGGGAAACTGGACAAAGACGGCAAGGCCCGGCTGGCGGGAGTCAAGCCGGGAAGCTGCGAGGTGCGCTTTCCGAAAATCGACAAGAAGGAATGGAAAAAAGCATAG
- the tssI gene encoding type VI secretion system tip protein TssI/VgrG, whose translation MAILRRGLEADFLFESKGYSGDLRVVGFTGKEELSRLFNFQLELASEDWEIDLNAVVGQPASLTIKSVEGERVIHGIVSWMEGGGKGEKFAPYKATLVPEFWLLSRLYRSRIFQKITVKDIVQEVFKGAGIPTSRFRFALKRALPAREYCVQYRETDWDFVSRLLEEEGIFYFFEQKDKETVLVMGDSVDANVAIGKPEKIPFREPSATGAAKEAVYEFRFAQELKSGKYALKDYNFTRPDVLVEGEAKAKRDDKLEIYDYPGYYVVAESGGVSDAEKFKSGDLTSLGKDIAQIRLEEEQATRCRAEGLALCRRFLPGFFFELADHSRFGGKYLLTSVTHTGSQPAVPAAGAPKVTYQNQFTCIPKEVVFRPARITPRPVVKGVQNAWVTGPKGEEIYTDSYGRVKVQFPWDRQGKKDDKTSCWVRVSSLWAGKGWGAMYIPRIGQEVLVDFLEGDPNRPIIVGRVYNGANLPPYKLPDEKTKSTLKSDSSKGGDGFNEIRFEDAKGKEQIFIHGEKDLDIRIKNDRREWIGKNRHLIVHEDKIEKVEKDRHESVAGNHMEAIQGDRSLKVEGKEAIDITGTHSITVTGDVAEVFKANHSEETTEQHFLKAKEIILNADENITLKVGGSLLAIDKEGIKLGTGGQLIIECSGNVTVKADGDVSMESSAGNSSLKGAQSLALESDASVDLKGKTVSVKGDASLALEGAKTDVKGSGMVTVQGGIVKIN comes from the coding sequence GTGGCGATACTGCGGAGGGGCCTCGAGGCCGATTTTCTTTTTGAATCCAAGGGATACTCCGGCGATTTGCGGGTGGTCGGCTTCACCGGCAAAGAGGAGCTTTCCCGCTTGTTCAATTTCCAACTGGAGCTCGCCAGCGAGGACTGGGAAATCGATTTGAATGCCGTCGTGGGCCAGCCCGCCTCGCTCACCATCAAAAGCGTGGAGGGGGAACGGGTAATCCACGGCATCGTTTCCTGGATGGAGGGGGGCGGCAAAGGGGAAAAGTTCGCCCCGTACAAGGCCACCTTGGTGCCGGAGTTCTGGCTTCTTTCCCGTTTGTACCGCTCCCGGATTTTCCAAAAAATCACCGTCAAGGATATCGTGCAGGAGGTGTTTAAAGGGGCCGGCATCCCCACCAGCCGCTTCCGCTTCGCCTTGAAGCGGGCGCTCCCGGCCCGCGAGTACTGCGTGCAGTACCGGGAGACGGACTGGGATTTCGTCTCCCGCCTTTTGGAAGAGGAGGGGATTTTCTACTTCTTCGAGCAGAAGGATAAAGAAACGGTTTTGGTGATGGGGGATTCGGTGGATGCCAACGTGGCGATCGGCAAACCGGAGAAAATCCCCTTTCGGGAGCCCTCCGCCACCGGCGCCGCCAAGGAGGCGGTGTACGAGTTCCGCTTTGCCCAGGAGCTGAAAAGCGGCAAGTATGCCTTAAAGGATTACAACTTCACCCGGCCGGACGTTTTGGTCGAGGGGGAGGCGAAGGCCAAGCGGGATGACAAACTGGAGATTTACGACTATCCCGGCTACTATGTCGTGGCGGAATCGGGCGGCGTCTCGGACGCGGAGAAATTCAAAAGCGGGGATTTGACTTCTCTGGGAAAGGATATCGCCCAAATCCGGCTGGAGGAGGAACAGGCCACCCGCTGCCGGGCGGAGGGGCTGGCCCTTTGCCGGCGCTTTTTGCCGGGGTTTTTCTTTGAGCTGGCCGACCACTCCCGCTTCGGCGGCAAATATTTATTGACTTCCGTCACGCACACCGGCTCCCAGCCCGCCGTCCCCGCCGCCGGCGCCCCGAAAGTCACCTATCAGAATCAATTCACCTGCATCCCCAAGGAGGTCGTCTTCCGCCCGGCCCGCATAACCCCCAGACCGGTGGTGAAGGGGGTGCAGAACGCCTGGGTCACGGGGCCGAAGGGGGAGGAGATTTACACCGATTCCTACGGCCGGGTGAAGGTGCAGTTCCCCTGGGACCGGCAGGGGAAGAAGGATGACAAGACCTCCTGCTGGGTGCGGGTCTCCAGTCTCTGGGCCGGCAAGGGGTGGGGGGCGATGTACATCCCAAGAATCGGACAGGAGGTTTTAGTCGATTTCCTCGAAGGGGATCCCAACCGGCCGATTATCGTCGGCCGGGTTTACAACGGCGCCAACCTGCCGCCTTACAAGCTGCCGGATGAAAAGACCAAAAGCACGCTGAAATCGGACAGCTCCAAGGGGGGGGACGGGTTCAACGAAATCCGCTTTGAAGACGCCAAGGGGAAGGAGCAGATTTTCATCCACGGGGAAAAGGATTTGGACATCCGCATCAAAAACGACCGGCGGGAATGGATCGGCAAAAACCGGCATTTAATCGTCCACGAGGACAAGATTGAAAAAGTGGAAAAGGACCGCCACGAGAGCGTGGCGGGAAACCATATGGAGGCGATCCAAGGGGACCGAAGTTTGAAGGTGGAGGGAAAAGAGGCGATCGACATCACCGGCACCCACTCCATCACGGTGACCGGGGACGTGGCGGAGGTGTTCAAGGCAAACCACTCCGAGGAGACCACCGAACAGCATTTTTTGAAAGCCAAGGAAATAATTTTGAACGCCGACGAAAACATCACCTTGAAGGTCGGCGGTTCCCTTCTGGCCATCGACAAGGAGGGTATCAAGCTGGGAACCGGCGGGCAGCTCATAATCGAATGCTCCGGCAACGTGACCGTGAAGGCGGACGGGGATGTTTCGATGGAGTCCTCGGCCGGTAACAGCAGTTTGAAAGGGGCGCAGTCCCTGGCCCTGGAGTCGGACGCCTCGGTGGACCTTAAAGGGAAGACGGTTTCAGTCAAAGGGGATGCCTCCCTTGCCTTGGAAGGGGCCAAGACCGACGTCAAGGGGAGCGGGATGGTGACCGTGCAGGGGGGGATTGTAAAAATCAATTGA